tgaaaaaccaCCTAGTTCCTCGTAGGTCGCGGATAACATGCCTAAGATGAGTAGATGACTGGTGATGGTTCTACTGTTTGTTTTTGGGAATGCTTGAGGTGATGGATATTAGCACAACAGCAGGGTAGTCCGGCGGGTATTTGGGACAGTAGTAGTTCTAGAAGATATGAGCAACGCTGTGATAAATTTCGACAGTGTTTCAGGGGGAAAAAGGCAACTATAAATCCCAAaataatgtgcaagatgatataaaATTTAATATAGAATAGGAACTCAGGTTCAGTTCAGCAAAGCTCCGCTCCCAGCTTCTTTGGAGCGGATTCTGTGGAACCCTACGAAACACTTAAAATGCAACTAAATTCTGGTGGAGACCTGACGAGGATCacttctccatttacattacgAGATGTGAGCTAAAAAGAACCCCGCTCTCCACCGCTTCCTACTACTCCATGTTCAACCGCCACTAAAAATTAATTCTCACCTGCTCCTCACCCTACTCCTCCACTAAAACCACTTTATTTGAGGAATTAAGAAGTGAAACTCAAGAATCATGGGGGCTCTAGCAAACTGATCCTTAATGAACCGAACAATTTGTGAGAGACTTGATAGTGGTTTATAAAGGAATGGAGTGACTATAAAAAGGAAACATCGTCCAAAAAAAGACTATAAAAGGAAACATAAGTCCAACTTAATTTGACATCAGTATAAATTATACAGCTGATAATAATTTTAAGGCAAGAATGATGATAGTTGTACACAGTTCGTGCACATGGATAAAGCACGCGGAGAGAGGACCAATAGGGCCAAGTAGGTCCACGTTGCTTCCGCCGGGACCTGTTAGGGTTGATGATCAGTCAGGCAGCCGAGTCAGAGGATGCGTTGCTGTCATCTATGAACGCCTTCATCGCCTCCACGAGCCTAGCGCAGTCGGGGAGCTCGGGGAAGATGAAGAACGTGTGAATGGCCTCCGGGAACTCTACCACCCGCACCGCCTTCCCCTTCCGCCGCAGCACGTCGGCGTACCACCTCTGCCAATCCTGCAACGGGTCGAGGCCGCCGATCACCACCATCGCCGGCGGAAAGCCGTCCGCCAGGTCGGCGTTCTCGTCGGTCACGTGCGCGGCGGGGTGGTTCCGGTCGGCGCCTTCCGGCAGGAAAGCCCGCCACATCCAGTCCGAGCCCCGCACGGTCACCACCGGCACCTTCCCGTCCAGCCTGACCTCCGCGTCCGTCCGCTCCTCGCCGCCCAAGTACGGCTGCACCAGGACGACACCCGCGAGGCGGAATGGACTGGAACGCGGCACAGACGAGGAGGACGCGACGCAGGCCGTCGTCCAGCGCTGCGCCACGTGGTGGGCGATGTTGGCGCCGGCGCTGTCCCCGGCGAGGAAGCAGCGGGAGAGGTCGACCGAGACGGCGACGCCGTCGGGGAGCCCCGCGTTCGCGAGGTGCCGGAGCACGTCGACGCCGTCTTCGTACGCGGCGGGGCAGCGGTGCTCCGGGGCGAGGCGGTAGTCGACGGACACGACGACGGCGCCCAGCTCGCGGCAGAACCGGCGGCACATGGCGTCGTAGGGGACCGAGGCCGCGGAGAGCAGCGCGAATCCGCCGCCGTGGAAATAGACCACGACGGGGAGCGGGGACGCGGACGCGGCCGCCTCCGACGGCGAGAACACGCGCGCCCACAGGCCGCGCGACGCGTCCACTTCCACGTCGGCGGACCGGACGCCGCGCACGTccgggcgcgcgctggcgcgggcACGGCGGTCGAAGAGGCTGAAGACGGAGCGGTTGATGGTGCCATCACGACGCATCGAGAGGCCGCTGGCGACGTTGAGGGCGAAGAGCATGAGCCGCACCTTCCACGGCAGGGCCGGCCTGCCCGGCGCGCTCGGCGCTCCTTCCCCGGTGCCGGCGCCTGGTTCCATCTCGCTACTAGCTCTCGCTGCTGGGATGGCTGAAATCGTTACTGGCAGGAGACCAGGAGTAGTGACTAGTGAGTACTGAGCCACACGTATTGTCTACAGTACGGATTAGCAAGTTTCGACACAATATCACGCTACGGCAACAATGAATGGTCACATGGAATCGATCTTATCCTGCTGGTCGTCGTCAACCGCAAAGCCAGCCAAAACTACTCACTCACCGCAATTCAATGAGGTGTTGCTGTCGGCGGATCACGTCGCTGCCGGTGCAATCCTGTCTCCAGATGGGCacgttcggctggtattaaagccttTTATTACGAGAGAACGGCTGATCGATCCTGCACTGGCAAGCACGGTCACCACTTACGTACGTCGCTGACCTTGCGCAGTCGGGCCACAAGGCTGGCGGCCTTAGGCCTTAGCGGAAATGGCGAACAGGACGACGCCATGTGATATTTGTTCTTGCCACCTCGATCATCTCTAACTGTATCTCAAAGTCGATCTCAATCACGATTGCGCTGGCAGAGGTTAGTGGCAGCATGTGAATGAACGATCTCCCTTCCCTTTACAGGTAGGTAGGTAATAAagcgctttggttggagttttgaCGCTACATCATCGATCAGAATATACTACTATAAATAATATAGTCATACACGCGAGAAACATGAGCAATTTCATAATTGGGTTGACAGCagatagatcaagtgatgaaccaACCAACACAACACTAGAATGGAATGGAGTTCGTCTGTTCGTTCATCACGCGTCGGCGAGCTTGGGCGTGGCCCTGTGGCTGTCGACGAAGGCCTTCATGTCCTGCAACACCTTGGTGGCCTCAGGGAGCTCCGGGAAGCCGTAGAAGCCGTGGAACATGCCGGGGTACTCCGCCACCAGCACCTCCTTCCCCTTCCGGCGCAGCACGTCGGCGTACCGCCTCTGCCAGTCCATGAGCGGGTCGAAGCCGCCGATGATGACCATGGCGGGCGGGAACTGCTCGGCGAGGTCGGCGTTGTCGTCGGTGACGTGCGCGGCGGGGTGGTCGCGGGTGGCGCCGACGGGGAGGAACGCGGTCCACGAGAAGTCGGAGCGCCGGAGGTTCACCACGGGCGCCACGCCCTCCAGCGCCAGCTCCGACGGCGTGCGCTCCACGCCGCCGAAGTAGGGCTGCACGGGGAAGACGCCCGCGACGCGGAGCGTCCGTGCGGACGCCTGCCACGCGGCGGCCCAGCGGTTGGCGACGTGGTGCACGATGTTGCCGCCCGCGCTCTCCCCGGCCAGGAAGCAGCTGCCGAGGTCGACGGGCACGTCGTCGTCCAGGCCCGGGACGCCGCCGCGGGCGTCGACGAACCGCAGCGCGTCGACGCCGTCGTCGTAGGCGGCGGGCCACCGGTGCTCGGGGGCCAGGCGGTAGTTGACGGACACCACGACGGCGCCAAGCGCGGCGCACAGGCGGCGGCACACGCCGTTGAAGGGCCCGATTGCCGGGGAGAAAAGCGCGAAGCCGCCGCCGTGGTAGTACACGACGACGGGGAGCGGGCGGTCCGCCGTGGCCGGGGCGAAGACGCGCGCCCAGATGCCGCGGGACGCGTCCATGGTGAAGTCGAAGGAGCGCACGCCGGACGCGTCCGGCCGTGGGTTGGCGCGCGCGCTCAGGAGCCGGTCGATCACGCCGTACAGGCAGCGGTTCACCGTCCCGTCGCGCCGCTCCACGGCGTCGATGGCAGCCGTCAGCCCGGCCAGCTGGAGCCGCACCgatagcggcagcggcggcggcttcgGCTTCGGCTTGGCTTCTGCTGCTCCTGCTTGGTTGCTGCTGTCGCTGGCCATGGCCTCCGGTTCTTGGCTCTGGCCTGCTCGCCAGTATCTTTGCTGGATCGGTGTCGCCCTGGAGTTGGACGCGCGATATATAGCGGCGCTGCACAGCTGACAGCTCGGGTGTCGTGTGGGCAGCGCAGTAGGTGATGAGACTGAACTGTTGGCGTGGCGGCGCGTGCTCTGTcccacgcggggggggggggggggggggggggggggggtggcagTCCTTTTCGAAATTACGGCAACGGAGGGAATGCCCCATCCCATGTGATCGGCCGGCGCGGCAAATTGAAGTCGTCAACAGAGGCAATGGCGCGCGCGTCGCGGTCGCGTGCACGGCCGCCGCGAAGCTT
Above is a genomic segment from Miscanthus floridulus cultivar M001 chromosome 3, ASM1932011v1, whole genome shotgun sequence containing:
- the LOC136547356 gene encoding probable carboxylesterase 18; protein product: MEPGAGTGEGAPSAPGRPALPWKVRLMLFALNVASGLSMRRDGTINRSVFSLFDRRARASARPDVRGVRSADVEVDASRGLWARVFSPSEAAASASPLPVVVYFHGGGFALLSAASVPYDAMCRRFCRELGAVVVSVDYRLAPEHRCPAAYEDGVDVLRHLANAGLPDGVAVSVDLSRCFLAGDSAGANIAHHVAQRWTTACVASSSSVPRSSPFRLAGVVLVQPYLGGEERTDAEVRLDGKVPVVTVRGSDWMWRAFLPEGADRNHPAAHVTDENADLADGFPPAMVVIGGLDPLQDWQRWYADVLRRKGKAVRVVEFPEAIHTFFIFPELPDCARLVEAMKAFIDDSNASSDSAA
- the LOC136547357 gene encoding probable carboxylesterase 18 — its product is MASDSSNQAGAAEAKPKPKPPPLPLSVRLQLAGLTAAIDAVERRDGTVNRCLYGVIDRLLSARANPRPDASGVRSFDFTMDASRGIWARVFAPATADRPLPVVVYYHGGGFALFSPAIGPFNGVCRRLCAALGAVVVSVNYRLAPEHRWPAAYDDGVDALRFVDARGGVPGLDDDVPVDLGSCFLAGESAGGNIVHHVANRWAAAWQASARTLRVAGVFPVQPYFGGVERTPSELALEGVAPVVNLRRSDFSWTAFLPVGATRDHPAAHVTDDNADLAEQFPPAMVIIGGFDPLMDWQRRYADVLRRKGKEVLVAEYPGMFHGFYGFPELPEATKVLQDMKAFVDSHRATPKLADA